The nucleotide sequence CTGGATCGGTCAACCCTTGAAGATGTAGTTGGTGCCGACAATGGTGGTCTTGAGATTCCCGAGGACGCTATTCACACAACGGAATTCGGCGTGCTCCGCCGCTGCCTGTACGGAACCGGTAATCACAGGATGATGTGCGGTCAATTCCACGGCTAGTGCACCGGGCGCTGACAGGCCGTCCGACCACGCCTACGTGTTGGCGTGCAGCGCCGCCCATGCGCTGATCGCGTCTTTGGTAAATGGCCTGAGGTGAATGGCGAACTGGTGCGGCGGGTTGTCGCCCATGGTAGAGACGCCGATGACAAACGGTGCCTTGTTGGGCGAGCCACGCCGGTATTTGCCGGTACGCTCCCCACCCAGATAGGCACCGTCGATCTCGACCCCACCGGCCAGCTGACGGCGCGATTCACGCTCGTCCATGGTATGCAGCAGCTTATGCTTGACCCGCCACGCCGCACGATAGCCCACGCCCAGATGAAGAATGAGTTTCAGTACCGAGACGTTGTTCTGGGCCTGGGTTAGCCGATGCATAGCCAGAAACCATATCGTAAGCGGCAATTTTGGTGGACGCGAAGATTGTGCCGGCCGTTGCCGTCGTCTGATGCCGACAGCGAGGGCACTGCCAGTGGGCGCTCCGGCCCGTTCGAATGTGATGTGCAAATTACAGCGACCGCCAGATAGGCAAAGCAGCGCGGCCAGCGCGACTAATCAATGCGGCTTCGCATTCATCCCTTTTTAGCGCATATCAGTGCAGAAGAGCTGAAACTGTATACCCTGAGCGCGTAAGGAGCGATCCCCCCTGTCGCTTTTAACCCCAACGATCTGATCCGCGTTATCGCGAAAAAAACGGGGCGCAACGTCCGACACGCGACAACCAGTCACACCGCCGGGCTCAGTCCGACAGACTCCTGATATGGATTGCATCGTAAGCATCTGTGCCAAAAAGACTTTTTGGGCGCTGATTTTGGCCTATCCCAAGTACACCATGGATTGAGATGCAATCCATGGTGTCTAGTGTGCTGTCCAGCCACCATCGACACGCAGAGTAGTCCCCGTGATACTTCCCAGCCGGTCCGATGCGAGGAAATGCACAGCATTAGCCACATCGCTCAATTTCGGTAACGCCTCGGTCAAAAGCTTGCGGTTGATAAGTTCTCGAAACTCGTCGCGGGCAAGCGTCTCACGGGTCATTTCTGTCTCCACGAAAGTCGGAGCCACGCTATTGATCTGTACTCCCGTGCCGGCCAGATCGACAGCCACAGCTTTGATCAGTCCTTCGACGGCGTGCTTGCTAGCGCAATAGGCAGTGCGCTCCGGGAGGCCGACGAAGCCAGCCTGTGAGGATATCACCACGATTTTTCCGGTACATCCTGCCTCAATCATCGTTTTCGCCACCGCTTGTGTGACCATGAAAACCGATCTGAGGTTCACGCTCATAATCGCATCGAAATCCTCGATCTCGAACTCGAGAAATGGTCGAGGGCGATTCAAGCCTGCGTTATTTACGAGCACGTCGATACTTCCAACCTCTTTTAATAACGCTGCAATGGACGAGGGCGTATCAAGGTTGGCAACAATGGGATCGATTGAACCTGGAAATGAACCAGGTTTGGCCGCGAACTCCACCGCGCGTTTCTCGCTACGCGTCGTCACGAATACCTGGTCGCCCTCATCCGCAAACCGATGTGCGCAGGCGAGACCAATGCCGCTCAGCCCGCCCGTAATGAGGACTATTCGGGGTTCGGAATTCGATCGATAGGTCATGATGAGGCTGCCTTCCCCCATAGCGTTTACGGTTGGCGCCGCACTATCAGCGCGC is from Salinisphaera sp. LB1 and encodes:
- a CDS encoding IS1595 family transposase — encoded protein: MHITFERAGAPTGSALAVGIRRRQRPAQSSRPPKLPLTIWFLAMHRLTQAQNNVSVLKLILHLGVGYRAAWRVKHKLLHTMDERESRRQLAGGVEIDGAYLGGERTGKYRRGSPNKAPFVIGVSTMGDNPPHQFAIHLRPFTKDAISAWAALHANT
- a CDS encoding transposase produces the protein MELTAHHPVITGSVQAAAEHAEFRCVNSVLGNLKTTIVGTNYIFKG
- a CDS encoding SDR family NAD(P)-dependent oxidoreductase, which translates into the protein MTYRSNSEPRIVLITGGLSGIGLACAHRFADEGDQVFVTTRSEKRAVEFAAKPGSFPGSIDPIVANLDTPSSIAALLKEVGSIDVLVNNAGLNRPRPFLEFEIEDFDAIMSVNLRSVFMVTQAVAKTMIEAGCTGKIVVISSQAGFVGLPERTAYCASKHAVEGLIKAVAVDLAGTGVQINSVAPTFVETEMTRETLARDEFRELINRKLLTEALPKLSDVANAVHFLASDRLGSITGTTLRVDGGWTAH